The genomic window AAAACAATACGCGATTCATGGGTTGTTGCCTGTCGATGGGACCGCCGGGATCGTCGGAGCGTGATAGGCGGCCAGCACTGGATGCTTCAGCCCATCGCGCCGGATGAAATAAATCACCAGCAGATAGAGGAGGCCGCCGACGAGCTGCGCGCCCAGAGCAGCATGCATTCCCGCCAGCAGTCCGTAACGATCGGCGATCCCGCCCACCAGCCACGGTGCGAGGGCGGGGGCGGAAAAGTTTACAAGAAAGTACGTCACACCGACGGCAGTCGCATGAGCGCGCTCCGGTACCAGGTCATGGATGATGGCGATTACCGGTCCGTGATACCAGCTCATGAAGAACGTGCCCACGAAGAAGAGCGCGAGGAACGTCGCTTTGTCTGTGGTGTGCAGCGCACCCAGCACCAGCGGCGACGCCAGCAGGAATCCGGCCAGCACCACGGCCACGCGTCCCCAGGGCCAGACGCGAGCAAAGAGATCGGCGAGCCATGCGCCGGTCATCACGCCGAGTATTCCGGCACCCACCACGATGGCGCCCAGGCTCACGCCCGCCTGGCTCAGGGTGAATCCCTGGTAGCGGACTACGAATTCCGTGCCCCAGGTGACGTAGGCCTGGGCGGCAAAGGTGACGAACCAGCCGCTGACCAGCATGGTGAGGTAGGCGGGCACACGTAACAGATGCCGAAAGGGCACCGCGTGCACGCGCGGCGGTCGCGGAACATCCGGCAAACGATACAGGAACGCGGCCAGCACGAATCCCGGCAGGCCGACCAGGAAGAACGCCGGGCGCCAGCCCAGGCGGTCGGCAATCAATCCTCCCACGGCGAGCCCGGCCGCCCCGCCGATGAACATGCCCACGTTGAAGAAACCCTGCACGCGGGCACGCAAGTCTTTCGGGAAAGCCCCCGTGAGCATGGCGGTACCGGCAGGCCCGTAGGCAGCCTCACCCACACCCACCAGGGCTCGCGCGACGAGCAAGGACCGAAACGATCCGGCCAGGCCGCTCAGGAACGTGGCTGCGCTCCAGAACAGCACTCCCACCGTCATGATGCGCGGACGCGAAGCTCGGTCGGCGGCGTATCCCAGCAGCACGTTGAGGGGAGCATGCACCAGCGTGAACACCGTGCCCAGCAGTCCCAGTTGCTGGTCGCTGAGCAGAAACTCTTCCTTGATGGGTCCAAACAGCGGGAACACGACCTGGCGGTCGATGTAGTTGACGAAATTCAGCAGCGTGAGAACCAGC from Terriglobales bacterium includes these protein-coding regions:
- a CDS encoding MFS transporter; the protein is MSPVAYSSQQVRVLLVLTLLNFVNYIDRQVVFPLFGPIKEEFLLSDQQLGLLGTVFTLVHAPLNVLLGYAADRASRPRIMTVGVLFWSAATFLSGLAGSFRSLLVARALVGVGEAAYGPAGTAMLTGAFPKDLRARVQGFFNVGMFIGGAAGLAVGGLIADRLGWRPAFFLVGLPGFVLAAFLYRLPDVPRPPRVHAVPFRHLLRVPAYLTMLVSGWFVTFAAQAYVTWGTEFVVRYQGFTLSQAGVSLGAIVVGAGILGVMTGAWLADLFARVWPWGRVAVVLAGFLLASPLVLGALHTTDKATFLALFFVGTFFMSWYHGPVIAIIHDLVPERAHATAVGVTYFLVNFSAPALAPWLVGGIADRYGLLAGMHAALGAQLVGGLLYLLVIYFIRRDGLKHPVLAAYHAPTIPAVPSTGNNP